From the genome of Rhizobium leguminosarum, one region includes:
- a CDS encoding ABC transporter ATP-binding protein encodes MIEPLLKVQNLSRHFGSASAPVRAVDDVSFEIAKGETLGLVGESGCGKTSLVRTLLKLGPATSGSALLDGVDITTASGRRLHELRRKMQVVFQDPYQSLNPRMRVDRLISEPWALHPGVVPKSSWREETVKLLESVGLRAEHADRYPSEFSGGQRQRLGIARALALNPTLLVCDEPVSALDVSVQAQVINLLAGLRRERNLAMLFVAHDLAVVRHVSDRVMVMYLGKIIETGPKQSIFSAAAHPYTQALMSAVPTPDPRRRAQRKRIVLQGDLPSPANPPSGCRFRTRCWKATSICAEQEPTLTTRTAAPGLLTACHHADPEIATEIPRLERT; translated from the coding sequence ATGATCGAACCTCTGCTCAAGGTCCAAAACCTTTCCCGGCACTTCGGCAGCGCCTCGGCGCCGGTGCGTGCCGTTGACGATGTGAGCTTCGAGATTGCCAAGGGAGAGACGCTCGGCCTCGTCGGCGAAAGCGGTTGCGGCAAAACCTCGCTGGTTCGGACGCTCTTGAAGCTTGGGCCGGCGACAAGCGGCAGCGCTTTGCTCGACGGCGTGGACATTACGACAGCCAGCGGCCGGCGGCTGCATGAATTGCGCCGCAAGATGCAGGTCGTTTTCCAGGATCCTTACCAGTCGCTCAATCCCCGCATGCGAGTCGACCGGCTGATTTCCGAACCCTGGGCGTTGCACCCGGGGGTCGTGCCCAAGAGCAGCTGGCGGGAGGAGACGGTCAAGCTGCTCGAATCCGTCGGGCTGCGCGCCGAACATGCGGACCGTTATCCCTCGGAATTTTCAGGCGGCCAGCGGCAGCGCCTTGGCATTGCCCGCGCTCTCGCGCTTAATCCGACACTACTTGTCTGCGACGAGCCTGTCTCGGCCCTCGACGTCTCGGTCCAGGCGCAAGTGATCAACCTGCTCGCCGGACTGAGGCGCGAGCGCAATCTGGCGATGCTGTTCGTCGCGCATGATCTCGCCGTCGTGCGGCATGTCTCCGACCGTGTCATGGTCATGTATCTCGGCAAGATCATCGAAACGGGGCCGAAGCAATCGATCTTCAGCGCAGCGGCTCATCCCTACACGCAGGCGCTGATGTCGGCGGTCCCGACACCGGATCCGAGGCGTCGCGCGCAGCGCAAGCGCATCGTCCTGCAGGGCGATCTGCCGAGTCCCGCAAATCCGCCTAGCGGATGCCGTTTTCGAACGCGTTGCTGGAAAGCAACGTCGATCTGCGCAGAACAGGAGCCTACGCTGACCACGCGAACGGCGGCCCCTGGTCTTCTGACCGCCTGTCATCACGCCGATCCGGAAATCGCCACCGAGATCCCTCGTCTTGAAAGGACCTGA
- a CDS encoding tail-specific protease yields the protein MRIAYFFLGAFLAIAQSAYAEVASPPALAPLKRQAQAAELSAQFLSRYSYKPVPLDDALSARIMDGFIKSLDSDRMLFLQADIDGFMSDRSEIDDAIERRDLKIPFAIFKAYQQRVVDRMNYARNLLKQDFDFSAQEDYSVLRDKAPWPQSEAESNELWRKRVKSDWLRLKLGGQNDAAIRETLDKRYENTLERAYKFKSDDVFQSFMDAYATSIDPHTDYFGTAASADFNVSMKLSLFGIGAVLQERDDYTTIRELVPGGPAQLSGNLSVGDRITGVGQGKDGAIKDVVGTRLDEVVQMIRGKKGSVVRLDILPADAGADGTHRVISLVRDKISLDKQAARKTVLSVKAGDATRKIGIITLPVFYEDFEAKRKGDEDYKSASRDVAKLLGELSQEKVDSVLIDLRNNGGGSLDEAIDLTGLFIGNGPVVQQRGSDGKVEVRSSELAAPVWTGPVGVLINRGSASASEIFAAAIQDYGRGVIVGEPSFGKGTVQTVVDLDRIVRNSKPELGELKVTIAQFFRVNGGTTQLHGVTPDIALPGLSDPTSFGETSYDNALPWAQIKPAKYTAADTVTTLLPTLQSRHDARIESDPDFQRLIKDIADLKAQREKGIVSLNEAERRKEATAREKRFKDRAKAGDGEDLGDDGLEAGERSLSADIAIENARKNAKDVLLNEAAAILADQADLQEGVLKAAIKQTGNTNGK from the coding sequence ATGCGCATAGCCTACTTTTTCCTTGGTGCATTTCTTGCAATTGCACAGTCCGCATATGCTGAAGTTGCATCACCGCCGGCTCTGGCGCCTCTAAAGCGACAGGCGCAAGCCGCCGAGTTGAGCGCACAGTTTCTTTCGCGGTATAGCTACAAGCCCGTTCCACTCGACGATGCCTTGTCGGCCAGGATCATGGATGGGTTCATCAAGTCACTTGATTCGGACCGCATGCTCTTCCTGCAAGCCGACATCGACGGGTTCATGTCCGACCGCAGCGAAATAGACGATGCGATCGAACGGAGAGACTTGAAGATCCCGTTTGCGATCTTCAAAGCGTATCAGCAGCGCGTTGTCGACCGCATGAACTATGCGCGCAACCTGCTTAAGCAGGACTTCGATTTCAGCGCGCAGGAAGATTATTCGGTGCTGCGCGATAAAGCGCCGTGGCCGCAGTCGGAGGCCGAGAGCAATGAGCTTTGGCGCAAGCGCGTCAAGAGCGACTGGTTGCGGTTGAAACTGGGCGGCCAAAATGACGCGGCCATTCGCGAAACACTCGACAAGCGTTATGAAAACACACTCGAGCGCGCTTACAAGTTCAAAAGCGACGACGTTTTCCAATCGTTCATGGACGCCTACGCAACGTCGATCGATCCGCACACGGACTATTTCGGTACGGCCGCTTCAGCCGACTTCAATGTCTCGATGAAGCTTTCGCTGTTTGGTATCGGTGCGGTCCTGCAGGAGCGCGATGACTACACGACGATCCGCGAGCTCGTGCCTGGCGGACCGGCACAGCTGTCCGGCAACCTCTCGGTCGGAGACCGCATCACCGGCGTTGGTCAAGGCAAGGACGGCGCGATCAAGGACGTGGTGGGCACGCGCCTTGATGAAGTCGTGCAGATGATACGCGGGAAAAAAGGCTCCGTCGTGCGTTTGGACATCCTGCCGGCAGATGCCGGAGCAGATGGCACGCATCGCGTCATCAGCCTGGTGCGCGATAAGATCAGTCTCGACAAGCAGGCCGCCAGGAAGACTGTGCTGTCCGTAAAAGCGGGCGACGCCACGCGTAAAATCGGGATCATCACTCTGCCGGTATTCTATGAGGATTTTGAAGCCAAGCGCAAAGGAGACGAGGATTACAAAAGCGCAAGCCGCGATGTCGCCAAGCTTCTCGGCGAGCTGAGCCAAGAAAAGGTCGACAGCGTTCTCATCGACCTGCGCAACAACGGTGGCGGCTCGTTGGACGAGGCGATCGATTTGACTGGCCTGTTCATCGGCAATGGCCCGGTCGTTCAGCAACGCGGCAGCGATGGCAAGGTCGAAGTGAGGAGCTCGGAGCTTGCAGCGCCTGTCTGGACAGGCCCGGTGGGTGTCCTGATCAATCGCGGGTCGGCGTCGGCTTCGGAGATTTTTGCCGCGGCAATCCAGGATTACGGCCGAGGCGTGATCGTCGGCGAACCCAGTTTCGGGAAGGGCACCGTTCAGACCGTCGTCGATCTTGACCGGATCGTCCGCAACAGCAAACCCGAGTTAGGGGAGCTGAAGGTGACGATTGCCCAGTTTTTCCGGGTCAACGGCGGTACGACGCAGCTGCACGGCGTAACGCCCGATATCGCCTTGCCAGGACTTTCCGATCCGACGAGCTTCGGCGAGACCAGTTATGACAATGCCCTGCCGTGGGCGCAGATCAAACCTGCGAAGTACACGGCCGCCGACACTGTCACGACGTTGCTGCCGACATTGCAAAGCCGCCATGATGCGCGGATTGAGAGCGATCCGGACTTCCAACGCCTGATAAAAGACATTGCCGACCTCAAGGCGCAGCGGGAAAAAGGAATTGTTTCCCTCAATGAAGCCGAACGTCGCAAAGAAGCGACGGCGCGCGAGAAACGGTTCAAAGATCGAGCGAAAGCAGGGGATGGCGAGGATCTTGGAGATGACGGCCTGGAGGCAGGCGAGCGCAGCCTGAGCGCTGATATTGCCATCGAGAATGCCCGCAAGAATGCAAAAGACGTCTTGCTGAACGAGGCCGCCGCCATTCTTGCAGACCAGGCGGATCTGCAGGAAGGCGTGCTCAAGGCAGCCATAAAACAAACGGGAAACACGAACGGAAAATAG
- a CDS encoding MEKHLA domain-containing protein, translating into MIANYSDSGLDLSYDLEFYALMAESFERSVGRSLTPEGEGAEWLYDQSPAVVLAHNTDADPRFIYANRAAQSCFEYSWDEFVTLPSRLSAEAPDRAERERLLNAVAANGFIADYRGLRIAKSGRRFYIEKAIVWDLVDRSGCRRGQAATFDSWQDVQAD; encoded by the coding sequence ATGATTGCCAACTATAGCGACTCCGGACTCGACTTGTCCTACGATCTCGAATTTTACGCATTGATGGCGGAAAGCTTCGAACGAAGCGTGGGACGCAGCCTGACGCCGGAAGGCGAGGGTGCTGAATGGCTCTACGACCAGTCGCCGGCAGTTGTCCTTGCCCACAACACCGACGCCGATCCGCGCTTCATCTACGCCAACCGCGCGGCCCAGTCTTGCTTTGAATATTCATGGGACGAGTTCGTCACTTTGCCATCGCGTCTTTCGGCAGAGGCGCCCGATCGCGCCGAACGTGAGAGGCTGTTGAATGCCGTGGCGGCGAATGGCTTTATCGCCGACTACCGCGGACTTCGCATCGCCAAGTCAGGGCGGCGTTTCTATATCGAAAAAGCCATCGTTTGGGATCTTGTCGACCGCAGCGGGTGCCGTCGCGGTCAGGCTGCGACATTCGATTCCTGGCAAGACGTGCAGGCGGATTGA
- a CDS encoding M20 aminoacylase family protein, which yields MPTLDNAYARVSDFEAMEAELKATRQYLHAHPELSFEEAETARYVAEKLEGWGYDVTRNVGGHGVVARLSAGKGSKGIAIRADMDALPIVEETGLAYASGTPGKMHACGHDGHTTVLLGAAEYLARTRRFNGTVTLIFQPAEEASKNSGAQAMIADGLFERFPFDAIFGLHNHPGAPEGTILLRSGPMMAASDTVEITIKGKGGHASRPHLTVDPVVVACSLVVSLQTIISRNLDPTQTAVITVGTIHAGDAVNVIPEYAKLALSVRSFEPGIRDLLQERITKLARSVAEGHDASIEIDYDRGNPVVVNSPHETDFARIVAAELVGEDKVATCPLIPGSEDFSHFLEHKPGSFLRLGNGMNSAILHSPKYDFADASLTVGAAMWARLAERYLQDHA from the coding sequence ATGCCCACGCTCGACAATGCCTATGCCCGCGTTTCCGATTTCGAAGCCATGGAGGCGGAGCTGAAAGCGACCCGCCAATACCTGCATGCCCATCCGGAACTCTCCTTCGAAGAAGCGGAAACAGCGCGGTATGTCGCGGAAAAGCTGGAAGGCTGGGGTTATGACGTGACCCGCAATGTCGGCGGTCACGGCGTTGTCGCCCGCCTTAGCGCAGGCAAGGGCAGCAAGGGCATCGCCATCCGCGCCGATATGGATGCGCTGCCGATCGTCGAGGAAACCGGACTTGCCTATGCCAGCGGCACCCCCGGCAAGATGCATGCCTGCGGCCATGACGGCCACACGACCGTGCTGCTTGGTGCCGCCGAATATCTCGCCCGCACCCGCCGCTTCAACGGCACGGTGACGCTGATCTTCCAGCCTGCGGAAGAGGCGAGCAAGAATAGCGGCGCCCAGGCGATGATCGCCGACGGCCTGTTCGAGCGGTTTCCGTTCGACGCCATCTTTGGCCTCCATAACCACCCCGGCGCTCCCGAAGGCACCATCCTGCTACGATCCGGCCCGATGATGGCGGCGTCTGACACCGTCGAAATTACCATCAAGGGCAAAGGCGGCCATGCGTCGCGGCCGCACCTGACCGTCGATCCCGTGGTCGTGGCGTGCAGCCTCGTCGTCTCGCTGCAGACCATCATCTCGCGCAACCTCGATCCGACCCAGACGGCGGTCATCACCGTCGGCACGATCCATGCCGGCGATGCAGTCAACGTCATTCCGGAATATGCCAAGCTCGCATTGAGCGTGCGCTCCTTCGAGCCTGGCATTCGCGACCTGCTGCAGGAACGCATCACCAAGCTCGCCCGCTCGGTGGCCGAAGGTCACGATGCTTCCATCGAGATCGACTACGATCGCGGCAATCCTGTCGTCGTCAATTCGCCTCATGAGACGGATTTTGCCCGGATCGTCGCGGCAGAACTTGTCGGCGAAGACAAGGTCGCGACCTGCCCGCTCATTCCCGGCAGCGAGGATTTCTCGCACTTTCTCGAGCACAAGCCGGGCAGCTTCCTGCGTCTCGGCAACGGCATGAATTCCGCCATCCTGCATAGCCCCAAATATGACTTCGCCGATGCCAGCCTGACGGTTGGCGCAGCCATGTGGGCAAGGCTCGCGGAACGCTACCTCCAGGATCACGCCTGA
- a CDS encoding amino acid ABC transporter ATP-binding protein encodes MTGAEIAKPLVRARNVHKSFDQLEVLKGIDLDVMPGEVVVVLGPSGSGKSTFLRCINHLEAINKGFIEVDGEQIGYRLRKDRLEKLSSNGIASQRRKIGMVFQQFNLYPHMTVLQNIVEAPIGVHGESRKAATENAMRLLERVGLSEKAGSYPRQLSGGQQQRVAIARALAIKPKLMLFDEPTSALDPELVGEVLSTMRDLAKQGLTMIVVTHEIGFAREAADRVVFMDGGNVVEMGKPEDVIGNPQHPRTQAFLARFL; translated from the coding sequence TTGACCGGTGCCGAAATTGCAAAGCCTCTCGTCAGAGCCCGCAATGTCCACAAGTCCTTCGACCAGCTCGAAGTGCTGAAGGGGATCGACCTCGACGTCATGCCGGGTGAAGTCGTCGTGGTGCTCGGCCCGTCCGGCTCGGGAAAGTCGACCTTCCTGCGTTGCATCAACCATCTCGAGGCGATCAACAAGGGGTTCATCGAAGTCGATGGCGAGCAGATCGGCTATCGCCTTCGCAAAGACCGGCTGGAAAAGCTGTCGAGCAACGGGATCGCCAGCCAGCGGCGCAAGATCGGCATGGTGTTCCAGCAGTTCAATCTCTATCCGCATATGACGGTGCTGCAAAATATCGTCGAGGCCCCGATTGGCGTGCACGGAGAAAGCCGCAAGGCCGCAACGGAGAACGCCATGCGGCTTTTGGAGCGGGTGGGGCTGTCGGAAAAGGCGGGCAGCTATCCCCGTCAGCTCTCCGGCGGGCAACAGCAGCGCGTCGCCATCGCCCGCGCCCTGGCGATCAAGCCAAAGCTGATGCTGTTCGATGAGCCCACCTCGGCGCTCGACCCAGAGCTCGTCGGCGAAGTTCTCTCCACCATGCGCGATCTCGCCAAGCAGGGCCTGACCATGATCGTTGTGACCCACGAGATCGGTTTCGCCCGTGAGGCGGCCGATCGCGTCGTGTTCATGGACGGCGGCAATGTCGTCGAGATGGGCAAGCCTGAGGATGTCATCGGCAATCCGCAACATCCCCGGACACAGGCTTTTCTCGCCCGTTTTCTCTGA
- a CDS encoding amino acid ABC transporter permease: protein MSNDRTTAAPPSGGADFRDVAHAHKPFQTGRLALWVVVLLIAANFLWIVAHNENFGWPVVAAYFFDPTVISGLYVSLGLTVVAMAIGIVLGLGLAIARLSNDRLASSLASLFIWFFRGTPLLVQLIFWYNLSTLFPELSITVPFGPTLASWETNSVITPMTAAIVGLALNEAAYMAEIIRGGLLSVDRGQFETAEAFGMTKARALWRIIIPQAMRSIVPPTGNQLISMIKATSLVSVIAMADLLYSVQSIYNRTFEIVPMLLVAVLWYLLITSILNLGQSYIEAYYGRSERRNNAAAAKSETLVEEASH from the coding sequence ATGAGCAATGACCGCACGACTGCCGCACCGCCTTCGGGCGGTGCGGACTTCCGGGATGTTGCCCACGCCCACAAGCCTTTTCAAACGGGCCGGCTCGCCCTGTGGGTGGTGGTGCTTCTGATTGCCGCGAACTTCCTGTGGATCGTCGCTCATAACGAGAATTTCGGCTGGCCTGTCGTCGCTGCTTATTTCTTCGATCCGACTGTCATCAGCGGCCTTTACGTCAGCTTGGGGCTGACGGTGGTCGCGATGGCCATCGGCATCGTGCTCGGCCTCGGACTGGCGATCGCCCGGCTGTCGAATGACCGGCTCGCCAGTTCGCTGGCGTCACTGTTCATCTGGTTCTTTCGCGGCACGCCGCTCCTGGTACAGCTGATCTTCTGGTACAATCTCTCGACCCTCTTTCCCGAACTTTCGATCACCGTTCCGTTCGGTCCGACGCTCGCCAGCTGGGAGACCAATTCGGTGATCACGCCGATGACGGCCGCGATCGTCGGCCTGGCCTTGAACGAAGCGGCCTACATGGCCGAGATCATTCGTGGCGGCCTGCTCTCGGTCGATCGCGGCCAGTTCGAGACGGCGGAAGCCTTCGGCATGACCAAGGCGAGGGCGCTGTGGCGGATCATCATTCCGCAGGCCATGCGCTCGATCGTACCGCCGACGGGCAACCAGCTGATCAGCATGATCAAGGCAACGTCCCTCGTTAGCGTCATCGCCATGGCCGATCTGCTCTATTCCGTCCAGTCGATCTACAATCGCACCTTCGAGATCGTGCCGATGCTGCTGGTCGCGGTCCTCTGGTACTTGCTTATCACCTCCATCCTCAATCTCGGCCAGAGCTATATCGAGGCCTATTACGGCCGCAGCGAACGGCGCAACAATGCCGCCGCCGCCAAATCCGAGACCCTTGTCGAGGAGGCAAGCCATTGA
- a CDS encoding ABC transporter substrate-binding protein, whose amino-acid sequence MHLKLTASAALLGLMMTTSVFAQETAVPKQTVNDALRARLPEKIRTDGKMISVNNGSFPPYEIVTGTKLTGASADLTDAIGQMLGVEIEHETVSGLSALLAGINSGRYQFAFGPIGDFKTREEANDFVDWVQEYVVFSVQKGNPKAITSLDSACGNRIAVMAGGSAEKVIQAQVEKCKAAGKPEPEVQSYTDQPSSILAVRSKRADAFFSSQAPLTYFVSQANGQLELSGVGQKNGFEDLYQGAVVPKGSPLGPVLLDSIKALMDNGAYAAIMKKWGLENNMIKQPGLNLGGAVPK is encoded by the coding sequence ATGCATTTGAAACTGACCGCTTCCGCCGCCCTGCTGGGCCTGATGATGACGACGTCGGTCTTCGCTCAGGAGACGGCCGTGCCAAAACAGACCGTCAACGACGCTCTTCGCGCCCGCCTGCCGGAGAAGATCCGCACGGACGGCAAGATGATTTCCGTCAACAACGGTTCCTTTCCTCCCTATGAGATCGTCACCGGTACGAAATTGACCGGCGCCAGCGCCGATCTGACCGATGCGATCGGCCAGATGCTCGGCGTCGAGATCGAGCACGAAACCGTCAGCGGGTTGAGTGCGTTGCTCGCCGGCATCAATTCCGGCCGATACCAATTCGCCTTCGGCCCCATCGGTGACTTCAAGACCCGTGAAGAGGCCAATGATTTCGTCGACTGGGTTCAGGAATACGTGGTCTTCTCCGTCCAGAAGGGCAATCCGAAGGCCATCACCTCGCTCGACAGCGCCTGTGGCAATCGCATTGCAGTCATGGCCGGCGGCTCCGCCGAAAAGGTAATCCAGGCCCAGGTCGAAAAGTGCAAGGCGGCGGGCAAGCCCGAGCCCGAAGTGCAGTCCTACACCGACCAGCCGAGCTCGATCCTGGCGGTCCGCTCCAAACGCGCCGATGCCTTCTTCTCCTCGCAAGCACCGCTGACCTATTTCGTGTCTCAGGCAAACGGCCAGCTGGAATTGAGCGGCGTCGGCCAGAAAAACGGGTTTGAGGATCTCTATCAGGGCGCCGTCGTGCCGAAGGGCTCGCCGCTCGGCCCCGTTCTGCTCGACTCGATCAAGGCGTTGATGGATAACGGCGCCTATGCCGCCATCATGAAGAAATGGGGTCTTGAGAACAACATGATCAAGCAGCCCGGCCTCAATCTTGGTGGAGCCGTGCCGAAATGA
- a CDS encoding nitrate ABC transporter substrate-binding protein, translating to MPVTLRIALRDWDYMTPLVLGDVSSSRLDIKVDRVGTLISSLADDAAHDAAEMSFSRYSQMRHDGDDRVIGMPNFIMRGFRHRCIITTKESPIRKLSDLTGKNIGVTGWRDSGNTWTRAALRREGVGVEDVMWYAGRLTEAHPIVDRLDGFGRPGRIEAAPGERPMVDLLLDGGLDAVFTPFMPKGFFDQESPLRQVLDDFRAAEVAYLNEVGYVPGMHLIGFKADIVQEHPWIMDELSELIDESQRIWLEKREKYAETTPWMIDELRRCAADLPPTWRASGLAENEAMIADFAEELYEQKIMPRLLTPAELFPWHAKSR from the coding sequence ATGCCTGTGACGCTTCGCATCGCCCTCCGGGACTGGGATTACATGACACCGCTCGTGCTCGGTGACGTCAGTTCTTCCCGTCTCGATATCAAAGTGGATCGTGTGGGCACGCTGATCTCAAGCCTCGCCGATGACGCGGCGCATGACGCCGCGGAAATGTCCTTCAGCCGCTATTCGCAGATGCGCCATGACGGGGATGATCGGGTCATTGGCATGCCGAACTTCATCATGCGCGGCTTCCGCCATCGCTGCATCATCACCACCAAGGAAAGTCCGATCCGCAAGCTCTCCGATCTCACTGGCAAGAACATCGGCGTGACCGGCTGGCGCGATTCCGGAAATACCTGGACCCGTGCCGCTTTGCGCCGGGAAGGCGTCGGCGTCGAGGACGTGATGTGGTATGCCGGGCGCCTGACGGAGGCTCATCCGATCGTCGACCGTCTCGATGGTTTTGGACGGCCCGGCCGCATCGAGGCTGCTCCCGGCGAGCGCCCTATGGTCGACCTTTTGCTGGATGGTGGGCTCGATGCCGTGTTCACCCCTTTCATGCCGAAGGGTTTCTTCGATCAGGAATCGCCGCTCCGCCAGGTGCTAGATGATTTCCGCGCCGCTGAAGTCGCTTACCTCAACGAGGTCGGCTATGTCCCGGGCATGCATCTGATCGGCTTCAAGGCTGACATCGTCCAGGAGCATCCCTGGATCATGGATGAACTCAGCGAATTGATCGACGAGTCCCAGCGTATCTGGCTGGAAAAGCGTGAGAAATACGCCGAAACCACGCCCTGGATGATCGACGAACTGCGCCGCTGCGCGGCCGATCTGCCGCCGACCTGGAGGGCCAGCGGGCTTGCCGAGAACGAGGCGATGATCGCCGACTTTGCCGAGGAACTCTATGAACAGAAGATCATGCCGCGCCTTTTGACGCCCGCCGAGCTGTTTCCGTGGCACGCCAAGTCCCGGTGA
- a CDS encoding PLP-dependent aminotransferase family protein, protein MGDTVEASWFAEKIADRSIRGIALETSALIRAGVLPIGTRLPAIRDIAYELHVSPATISEAWSELRRQKIISGRGRNGTWVSGDRFVAKPERLASSGNYAAGVLDLTLAGPDAALLPRLAEAMAYGATVDDLNSYERSRIVPELKDAVSERWPYEAEAFLATNGGYNAVYTILHALVSSGSSVAIEHPTAMRLLDILEDLGVKIIPVACDGEGPLPDSLREALQQRPAAFLFQPRLHSVTGVTVSSSRLGQLGDVLEDSDTLVIEDDGVGDVSAAPPQSLGGRFAERTIHILSLSKSLGPDLRLAVLSSSAPIVDQIQSYRSFSAGWTSRILQGAAAWLLRDPATWRLIAEAREIYQQRRDALADALSERGIAIAAGQGLCLWVPVVSEPFAMVTLAARNIAVNPGSKFSVLPSSHIRVATSTLGDRCEEAADAIALAHAP, encoded by the coding sequence ATGGGCGACACCGTCGAAGCCTCCTGGTTTGCCGAAAAAATAGCCGACCGCAGCATCCGGGGGATCGCTCTCGAAACGAGCGCGCTGATCCGTGCCGGTGTCCTGCCCATTGGAACGCGGCTGCCGGCGATCCGCGATATCGCTTACGAATTGCATGTCAGTCCGGCAACAATCTCCGAAGCCTGGAGCGAATTGCGGCGGCAGAAGATCATCAGCGGCCGGGGGCGCAACGGCACCTGGGTCAGCGGCGACCGCTTTGTGGCCAAGCCGGAACGTCTCGCCAGCTCGGGAAATTATGCGGCAGGTGTGCTCGACCTCACCTTAGCCGGGCCGGATGCAGCACTTCTTCCGCGCCTCGCCGAAGCAATGGCCTATGGCGCGACCGTCGATGATCTCAACAGCTATGAGCGCAGCCGGATCGTCCCTGAGTTGAAGGACGCCGTTTCAGAGCGATGGCCTTACGAGGCGGAAGCCTTTCTGGCCACCAATGGCGGTTACAACGCCGTCTATACGATATTGCATGCTCTGGTTTCCTCGGGTTCGTCGGTCGCGATCGAACATCCGACCGCGATGCGGCTGCTCGATATTCTGGAAGATCTCGGCGTGAAAATCATCCCTGTCGCCTGCGACGGCGAAGGCCCCCTGCCGGATTCGCTGCGCGAAGCATTGCAGCAACGTCCGGCAGCTTTCCTGTTCCAGCCGCGGCTGCATTCCGTGACCGGCGTTACGGTCAGTTCATCCCGCCTCGGTCAGCTCGGCGATGTGCTGGAAGACAGCGATACGCTTGTCATCGAGGATGACGGCGTCGGCGACGTGTCGGCGGCACCTCCGCAGTCGCTCGGCGGCCGATTTGCGGAGCGGACGATCCATATCCTCTCACTCTCGAAAAGCCTCGGCCCGGATCTGCGTCTCGCGGTCCTGTCGAGTTCCGCGCCGATCGTCGACCAGATCCAGTCTTACCGCTCCTTCAGCGCCGGCTGGACCAGCCGTATCCTGCAAGGTGCCGCCGCCTGGCTACTGCGCGATCCGGCAACCTGGCGGCTCATCGCCGAGGCGCGTGAGATCTATCAGCAGAGGCGGGACGCTCTTGCCGATGCGCTCAGCGAACGGGGCATAGCGATAGCGGCAGGGCAGGGCCTGTGCCTTTGGGTGCCCGTCGTCTCCGAACCATTCGCGATGGTGACGCTCGCCGCACGCAATATCGCCGTCAACCCGGGCAGCAAATTCTCCGTCCTGCCAAGCAGTCATATCCGTGTCGCGACCAGCACGCTCGGCGATCGCTGCGAGGAAGCCGCCGATGCGATCGCGCTGGCTCATGCGCCGTGA
- a CDS encoding response regulator transcription factor: protein MKVLIVEDDPLHRSYLHEAVNAALPECDTVIEAENGTVGEKLARDHKSAHIVMDLQMANRNGIEAARTIWKERPETRILFWSNYSDEAYVRGVSRIVPDGAAYGYVLKSASDERLKLALRSIFIESQCVIDREVRGLQQKSLGQTNGFTDSEYEILVDIALGLTDRAIAKRRGLSLRSVQNRLQQLYDKLDVYQSAGDDHEDGRFNLRARAVTVAFLRKLLNYSALERAEAELQEWLEGK from the coding sequence ATGAAGGTTCTGATCGTCGAGGACGACCCGCTGCACCGATCCTATCTGCACGAGGCGGTCAACGCGGCTCTGCCCGAATGCGACACGGTGATCGAGGCGGAGAACGGAACCGTCGGCGAGAAGCTCGCCCGCGACCACAAGTCGGCGCATATCGTCATGGACCTGCAGATGGCGAACCGCAACGGCATCGAGGCGGCGCGCACCATCTGGAAGGAGCGGCCCGAGACCCGCATCCTGTTCTGGTCGAACTACTCGGACGAGGCCTATGTGCGCGGCGTCTCCCGCATCGTGCCGGATGGCGCCGCCTATGGCTATGTGCTGAAATCCGCCTCCGACGAGCGGCTGAAGCTTGCGCTGCGCTCGATCTTCATCGAGAGCCAGTGCGTCATCGACCGCGAGGTGCGGGGCCTGCAGCAGAAGAGCCTCGGCCAGACGAACGGCTTTACCGATTCCGAATACGAAATCCTCGTCGATATCGCGCTCGGCCTCACCGACCGGGCCATCGCCAAACGTCGGGGCCTTTCGCTGCGCAGCGTGCAGAACCGCCTGCAGCAGCTCTACGACAAGCTCGACGTCTACCAGAGCGCCGGCGACGACCACGAGGACGGCCGCTTCAATCTACGCGCCCGCGCCGTCACCGTCGCTTTCCTGCGCAAACTCCTGAACTACAGCGCACTGGAGCGGGCTGAGGCAGAGCTGCAGGAATGGCTTGAGGGAAAGTAG